In a genomic window of Primulina huaijiensis isolate GDHJ02 chromosome 10, ASM1229523v2, whole genome shotgun sequence:
- the LOC140986041 gene encoding 14-3-3-like protein 16R codes for MAPQREEYVYNAKLAEQAERYEEMVDFMEKVVVAVEGDELTAEERNLLSVAYKNVIGARRASWRIISSIEQKEESRGNHSHVSSIKTYRSKIESELSSICQGILKLLDSKLIGSAANSDSKVFYLKMKGDYHRYEAEFKTGSGRKEAAENTLSAYQAAQDIATAELTPTHPIRLGLALNFSVFHYEILNSPEKACSLAKQAFDDAIGELDTLGEESYKDSTLIMQLLRDNLTLWTSDMQDDVPDEIMLASKPDKE; via the exons ATGGCGCCTCAGCGGGAGGAATACGTCTACAATGCCAAGCTTGCTGAGCAAGCCGAACGATACGAAGAGATGGTTGActtcatggagaaagtcgtcgtCGCCGTTGAAGGTGATGAACTTACCGCGGAGGAGCGTAACCTCCTCTCCGTCGCATACAAGAATGTCATCGGAGCTCGACGCGCCTCTTGGAGGATCATTTCCTCCATTGAGCAGAAAGAGGAGAGCCGCGGCAACCACAGCCATGTCTCTTCCATTAAAACCTACAGATCTAAGATCGAATCTGAGCTATCATCAATTTGCCAGGGAATTCTGAAGCTACTCGACTCCAAACTCATCGGATCTGCTGCCAACAGCGATTCCAAGGTGTTCTACTTGAAGATGAAAGGAGATTATCATCGCTACGAGGCAGAGTTTAAGACTGGATCCGGGCGTAAAGAAGCCGCAGAGAACACGCTGTCTGCTTATCAAGCCGCTCAG GACATTGCTACTGCTGAACTTACCCCAACTCATCCCATCAGGCTTGGGCTGGCGCTCAACTTCTCGGTCTTTCACTATGAGATTTTGAATTCTCCTGAAAAAGCTTGTAGTCTGGCAAAACAG GCCTTTGATGATGCTATTGGTGAGCTGGACACACTTGGAGAGGAATCATACAAGGATAGCACTTTGATAATGCAGCTTCTCCGCGACAATCTTACTTTGTGGACTTCGGATATGCAG GATGATGTTCCTGATGAGATCATGCTGGCATCGAAGCCCGACAAGGAGTAG
- the LOC140985564 gene encoding histone H3.3, with amino-acid sequence MARTKQTARKSTGGKAPRKQLATKAARKSAPTTGGVKKPHRYRPGTVALREIRKYQKSTELLIRKLPFQRLVREIAQDFKTDLRFQSHAVLALQEAAEAYLVGLFEDTNLCAIHAKRVTIMPKDIQLARRIRGERA; translated from the exons ATGGCTCGTACCAAGCAAACTGCTCGTAAGTCCACAGGAGGAAAGGCTCCAAGGAAACAATTGGCTACCAAG GCTGCCCGAAAGTCGGCCCCCACCACCGGTGGAGTGAAAAAGCCTCATCGTTACCGCCCTGGTACCGTTGCGCTTCG TGAAATCCGCAAGTACCAGAAGAGTACCGAGCTTTTGATCAGGAAGTTACCTTTCCAAAGACTTGTTCGTGAAATTGCCCAAGATTTCAAG ACTGATCTCCGTTTCCAGAGCCATGCAGTTTTGGCGCTTCAGGAGGCTGCCGAGGCCTACCTGGTGGGTCTGTTCGAGGACACCAACTTGTGTGCAATTCATGCCAAGCGAGTGACCATCATGCCCAAAGATATCCAGCTTGCTCGCAGAATCCGAGGGGAGCGTGCTTAG
- the LOC140986104 gene encoding mechanosensitive ion channel protein 2, chloroplastic-like isoform X3: MAVAGYVLPSVEFGIRRNCGRGRRPWKQFSWSRNFSKRIDRRVRVIPCRYHVFKCRCSLNPGPSLDITYLKNATLTLARPFKNLQGSPLLIELASAVGIVIFAIWGLLPLVQQTRKIFLNKSDSSWKKSSTLYVTTSYVRPLFLWAGTIFICKALDPMVLHTEAGQIVKLRLLNFVRSLSTVTAFAYCLSSVIHQAQKIMETNGSPDANNIGFQFAGKAIYTSVWVASASLFMELLGFSTQKWLTAGGLGTVLLTLAGREIFTNFLSGAMIQATRPFVVNEWIQIKIDGYEVSGIVEHMGWWSPTIVRADDREAVHIPNHKFSMNVVRNLSQRTHWRIKTHLAISHLDVSKINNIVADMRKVLAKNPQVEQQKLHRRVFLDSIDPENQALLILVSCFVKTSHFEEYLCVKEIVLLDLLRVIRHHRARLATPIRTFQKQYIDADVDNVSFADSNFNKGAAANRALLLLEPSYKINGEDKIKPPQARSTQVNAEEDSKDTARSTPDIKVDAKSETALNTNSKSRETMSTEPKENQMSKDDVEVGQVPVPKTDEKPKKDAQKVGQEGSSVLLQESSSGQRLDGVPAASQPKQDIKPQNNQPPVSKPSLEENILLGVALEGSKRTLPIEEDTVPRPSSEDTKELAKQRSGNGSPVAEKEKIDTKPSNEPGDRRDMQD; this comes from the exons atgGCAGTTGCGGGTTATGTGTTACCGTCTGTCGAGTTCGGAATTCGCAGGAACTGTGGGCGAGGCAGAAGACCGTGG AAACAATTTTCTTGGAGTAGAAATTTTTCCAAGAGAATAGATAGACGAGTACGCGTCATCCCATGTAGATATCACGTGTTTAAGTGCCGATGTTCTCTAAATCCAGGCCCCTCTTTGGACATCACCTATTTGAAGAACGCCACACTAACTTTAGCACG GCCATTTAAGAATTTGCAAGGAAGTCCTCTTTTGATCGAATTGGCTTCAGCAGTTGGTATTGTCATTTTTGCAATATGGGGACTTTTGCCACTCGTGCAGCAaacaaggaaaatatttttgaat AAAAGTGACAGCAGTTGGAAAAAGAGTAGCACGTTGTATGTAACAACCTCCTATGTTCGGCCTTTGTTTTTATGGGCAGGAACAATCTTCATCTGCAA AGCACTTGATCCAATGGTCCTTCACACAGAGGCTGGTCAAATTGTGAAGCTACGACTCCTGAATTTTGTTAGATCATTGTCAACGGTCACGGCATTTGCATACTGTTTGTCAAG TGTGATTCATCAAGCTCAAAAAATTATGGAGACTAACGGCTCCCCCGATGCTAATAAT ATAGGCTTCCAGTTTGCTGGCAAAGCTATTTACACATCTGTATGGGTTGCATCTGCATCATTATTCATGGAGTTGTTAGGTTTCTCAACCCAAAAATGGCTCACAGCTGGAGGGCTTGGTACTGTCTTGTTGACGCTTGCTGGACGTGAG ATTTTCACGAATTTCCTTTCCGGTGCAATGATACAAGCAACTCGGCCATTTGTTGTGAACGAATGGATACAAATTAAGATTGATGGCTATGAAGTTTCTGGGATAGTTGAG CATATGGGATGGTGGTCACCTACAATTGTCAGAGCCGATGATCGTGAGGCTGTCCACATACCAAACCATAAGTTCTCTATGAATGTTGTGAGAAATCTTAGCCAAAGAACTCATTGGCGTATTAAAACCCACCTGGCCATCAGTCACTTGGATGTTAGCAAAATCAAT AATATTGTGGCCGACATGCGCAAGGTTTTGGCTAAGAATCCTCAAGTGGAACAGCAGAAATTGCACAGAAGAGTATTCTTGGACAGTATTGATCCCGAAAATCAGGCCCTCTTG ATCTTGGTGTCATGCTTTGTGAAAACTTCACATTTTGAAGAATATCTATGTGTTAAG GAAATTGTTCTTCTTGATCTGCTCAGGGTTATTAGGCACCATCGAGCTCGACTTGCCACTCCTATCCGTACGTTTCAGAAACAATATATTGATGCAGACGTGGATAATGTATCATTTGCCGACTCTAATTTTAACAAGGGAGCAGCAGCTAACCGTGCATTACTCTTGTTGGAGCCCTCTTATAAAATTAATGGGGAAGATAAGATTAAACCACCTCAGGCTCGATCCACACAAGTAAACGCAGAGGAAGACAGCAAGGATACAGCCAGGTCAACACCTGATATCAAAGTGGATGCTAAAAGTGAAACAGCTTTGAACACTAATTCAAAATCCAGAGAAACTATGTCAACCGAACCTAAGGAAAATCAAATGTCAAAAGATGATGTCGAAGTTGGACAAGTGCCTGTGCCAAAAACAGACGAAAAACCCAAGAAGGATGCCCAAAAAGTCGGGCAGGAGGGTTCGTCGGTCTTATTACAAGAATCGTCAAGTGGCCAGAGACTTGACGGTGTGCCAGCTGCTTCGCAGCCAAAACAGGACATTAAACCACAAAATAACCAGCCACCTGTGAGCAAACCTTCTCTAGAAGAGAATATACTTCTTGGTGTTGCATTGGAGGGGTCAAAGAGGACCCTCCCTATCGAAGAGGACACGGTTCCACGACCAAGTTCTGAAGATACAAAGGAATTGGCTAAACAACGTAGTGGAAATGGTTCTCCTGTGGCTGAAAAGGAAAAAATCGATACTAAGCCGTCGAACGAGCCAGGTGATCGGCGAGATATGCAAGACTAA
- the LOC140986104 gene encoding mechanosensitive ion channel protein 2, chloroplastic-like isoform X2 — translation MAVAGYVLPSVEFGIRRNCGRGRRPWNSKISGKLCLGRTDPSSISFKQFSWSRNFSKRIDRRVRVIPCRYHVFKCRCSLNPGPSLDITYLKNATLTLARPFKNLQGSPLLIELASAVGIVIFAIWGLLPLVQQTRKIFLNKSDSSWKKSSTLYVTTSYVRPLFLWAGTIFICKALDPMVLHTEAGQIVKLRLLNFVRSLSTVTAFAYCLSSVIHQAQKIMETNGSPDANNIGFQFAGKAIYTSVWVASASLFMELLGFSTQKWLTAGGLGTVLLTLAGREIFTNFLSGAMIQATRPFVVNEWIQIKIDGYEVSGIVEHMGWWSPTIVRADDREAVHIPNHKFSMNVVRNLSQRTHWRIKTHLAISHLDVSKINNIVADMRKVLAKNPQVEQQKLHRRVFLDSIDPENQALLILVSCFVKTSHFEEYLCVKEIVLLDLLRVIRHHRARLATPIRTFQKQYIDADVDNVSFADSNFNKGAAANRALLLLEPSYKINGEDKIKPPQARSTQVNAEEDSKDTARSTPDIKVDAKSETALNTNSKSRETMSTEPKENQMSKDDVEVGQVPVPKTDEKPKKDAQKVGQEGSSVLLQESSSGQRLDGVPAASQPKQDIKPQNNQPPVSKPSLEENILLGVALEGSKRTLPIEEDTVPRPSSEDTKELAKQRSGNGSPVAEKEKIDTKPSNEPGDRRDMQD, via the exons atgGCAGTTGCGGGTTATGTGTTACCGTCTGTCGAGTTCGGAATTCGCAGGAACTGTGGGCGAGGCAGAAGACCGTGG AATTCGAAGATTAGTGGAAAATTATGCTTAGGGAGAACTGATCCGTCATCAATTTCATTT AAACAATTTTCTTGGAGTAGAAATTTTTCCAAGAGAATAGATAGACGAGTACGCGTCATCCCATGTAGATATCACGTGTTTAAGTGCCGATGTTCTCTAAATCCAGGCCCCTCTTTGGACATCACCTATTTGAAGAACGCCACACTAACTTTAGCACG GCCATTTAAGAATTTGCAAGGAAGTCCTCTTTTGATCGAATTGGCTTCAGCAGTTGGTATTGTCATTTTTGCAATATGGGGACTTTTGCCACTCGTGCAGCAaacaaggaaaatatttttgaat AAAAGTGACAGCAGTTGGAAAAAGAGTAGCACGTTGTATGTAACAACCTCCTATGTTCGGCCTTTGTTTTTATGGGCAGGAACAATCTTCATCTGCAA AGCACTTGATCCAATGGTCCTTCACACAGAGGCTGGTCAAATTGTGAAGCTACGACTCCTGAATTTTGTTAGATCATTGTCAACGGTCACGGCATTTGCATACTGTTTGTCAAG TGTGATTCATCAAGCTCAAAAAATTATGGAGACTAACGGCTCCCCCGATGCTAATAAT ATAGGCTTCCAGTTTGCTGGCAAAGCTATTTACACATCTGTATGGGTTGCATCTGCATCATTATTCATGGAGTTGTTAGGTTTCTCAACCCAAAAATGGCTCACAGCTGGAGGGCTTGGTACTGTCTTGTTGACGCTTGCTGGACGTGAG ATTTTCACGAATTTCCTTTCCGGTGCAATGATACAAGCAACTCGGCCATTTGTTGTGAACGAATGGATACAAATTAAGATTGATGGCTATGAAGTTTCTGGGATAGTTGAG CATATGGGATGGTGGTCACCTACAATTGTCAGAGCCGATGATCGTGAGGCTGTCCACATACCAAACCATAAGTTCTCTATGAATGTTGTGAGAAATCTTAGCCAAAGAACTCATTGGCGTATTAAAACCCACCTGGCCATCAGTCACTTGGATGTTAGCAAAATCAAT AATATTGTGGCCGACATGCGCAAGGTTTTGGCTAAGAATCCTCAAGTGGAACAGCAGAAATTGCACAGAAGAGTATTCTTGGACAGTATTGATCCCGAAAATCAGGCCCTCTTG ATCTTGGTGTCATGCTTTGTGAAAACTTCACATTTTGAAGAATATCTATGTGTTAAG GAAATTGTTCTTCTTGATCTGCTCAGGGTTATTAGGCACCATCGAGCTCGACTTGCCACTCCTATCCGTACGTTTCAGAAACAATATATTGATGCAGACGTGGATAATGTATCATTTGCCGACTCTAATTTTAACAAGGGAGCAGCAGCTAACCGTGCATTACTCTTGTTGGAGCCCTCTTATAAAATTAATGGGGAAGATAAGATTAAACCACCTCAGGCTCGATCCACACAAGTAAACGCAGAGGAAGACAGCAAGGATACAGCCAGGTCAACACCTGATATCAAAGTGGATGCTAAAAGTGAAACAGCTTTGAACACTAATTCAAAATCCAGAGAAACTATGTCAACCGAACCTAAGGAAAATCAAATGTCAAAAGATGATGTCGAAGTTGGACAAGTGCCTGTGCCAAAAACAGACGAAAAACCCAAGAAGGATGCCCAAAAAGTCGGGCAGGAGGGTTCGTCGGTCTTATTACAAGAATCGTCAAGTGGCCAGAGACTTGACGGTGTGCCAGCTGCTTCGCAGCCAAAACAGGACATTAAACCACAAAATAACCAGCCACCTGTGAGCAAACCTTCTCTAGAAGAGAATATACTTCTTGGTGTTGCATTGGAGGGGTCAAAGAGGACCCTCCCTATCGAAGAGGACACGGTTCCACGACCAAGTTCTGAAGATACAAAGGAATTGGCTAAACAACGTAGTGGAAATGGTTCTCCTGTGGCTGAAAAGGAAAAAATCGATACTAAGCCGTCGAACGAGCCAGGTGATCGGCGAGATATGCAAGACTAA
- the LOC140986104 gene encoding mechanosensitive ion channel protein 2, chloroplastic-like isoform X1, with protein sequence MAVAGYVLPSVEFGIRRNCGRGRRPWLQNSKISGKLCLGRTDPSSISFKQFSWSRNFSKRIDRRVRVIPCRYHVFKCRCSLNPGPSLDITYLKNATLTLARPFKNLQGSPLLIELASAVGIVIFAIWGLLPLVQQTRKIFLNKSDSSWKKSSTLYVTTSYVRPLFLWAGTIFICKALDPMVLHTEAGQIVKLRLLNFVRSLSTVTAFAYCLSSVIHQAQKIMETNGSPDANNIGFQFAGKAIYTSVWVASASLFMELLGFSTQKWLTAGGLGTVLLTLAGREIFTNFLSGAMIQATRPFVVNEWIQIKIDGYEVSGIVEHMGWWSPTIVRADDREAVHIPNHKFSMNVVRNLSQRTHWRIKTHLAISHLDVSKINNIVADMRKVLAKNPQVEQQKLHRRVFLDSIDPENQALLILVSCFVKTSHFEEYLCVKEIVLLDLLRVIRHHRARLATPIRTFQKQYIDADVDNVSFADSNFNKGAAANRALLLLEPSYKINGEDKIKPPQARSTQVNAEEDSKDTARSTPDIKVDAKSETALNTNSKSRETMSTEPKENQMSKDDVEVGQVPVPKTDEKPKKDAQKVGQEGSSVLLQESSSGQRLDGVPAASQPKQDIKPQNNQPPVSKPSLEENILLGVALEGSKRTLPIEEDTVPRPSSEDTKELAKQRSGNGSPVAEKEKIDTKPSNEPGDRRDMQD encoded by the exons atgGCAGTTGCGGGTTATGTGTTACCGTCTGTCGAGTTCGGAATTCGCAGGAACTGTGGGCGAGGCAGAAGACCGTGG CTGCAGAATTCGAAGATTAGTGGAAAATTATGCTTAGGGAGAACTGATCCGTCATCAATTTCATTT AAACAATTTTCTTGGAGTAGAAATTTTTCCAAGAGAATAGATAGACGAGTACGCGTCATCCCATGTAGATATCACGTGTTTAAGTGCCGATGTTCTCTAAATCCAGGCCCCTCTTTGGACATCACCTATTTGAAGAACGCCACACTAACTTTAGCACG GCCATTTAAGAATTTGCAAGGAAGTCCTCTTTTGATCGAATTGGCTTCAGCAGTTGGTATTGTCATTTTTGCAATATGGGGACTTTTGCCACTCGTGCAGCAaacaaggaaaatatttttgaat AAAAGTGACAGCAGTTGGAAAAAGAGTAGCACGTTGTATGTAACAACCTCCTATGTTCGGCCTTTGTTTTTATGGGCAGGAACAATCTTCATCTGCAA AGCACTTGATCCAATGGTCCTTCACACAGAGGCTGGTCAAATTGTGAAGCTACGACTCCTGAATTTTGTTAGATCATTGTCAACGGTCACGGCATTTGCATACTGTTTGTCAAG TGTGATTCATCAAGCTCAAAAAATTATGGAGACTAACGGCTCCCCCGATGCTAATAAT ATAGGCTTCCAGTTTGCTGGCAAAGCTATTTACACATCTGTATGGGTTGCATCTGCATCATTATTCATGGAGTTGTTAGGTTTCTCAACCCAAAAATGGCTCACAGCTGGAGGGCTTGGTACTGTCTTGTTGACGCTTGCTGGACGTGAG ATTTTCACGAATTTCCTTTCCGGTGCAATGATACAAGCAACTCGGCCATTTGTTGTGAACGAATGGATACAAATTAAGATTGATGGCTATGAAGTTTCTGGGATAGTTGAG CATATGGGATGGTGGTCACCTACAATTGTCAGAGCCGATGATCGTGAGGCTGTCCACATACCAAACCATAAGTTCTCTATGAATGTTGTGAGAAATCTTAGCCAAAGAACTCATTGGCGTATTAAAACCCACCTGGCCATCAGTCACTTGGATGTTAGCAAAATCAAT AATATTGTGGCCGACATGCGCAAGGTTTTGGCTAAGAATCCTCAAGTGGAACAGCAGAAATTGCACAGAAGAGTATTCTTGGACAGTATTGATCCCGAAAATCAGGCCCTCTTG ATCTTGGTGTCATGCTTTGTGAAAACTTCACATTTTGAAGAATATCTATGTGTTAAG GAAATTGTTCTTCTTGATCTGCTCAGGGTTATTAGGCACCATCGAGCTCGACTTGCCACTCCTATCCGTACGTTTCAGAAACAATATATTGATGCAGACGTGGATAATGTATCATTTGCCGACTCTAATTTTAACAAGGGAGCAGCAGCTAACCGTGCATTACTCTTGTTGGAGCCCTCTTATAAAATTAATGGGGAAGATAAGATTAAACCACCTCAGGCTCGATCCACACAAGTAAACGCAGAGGAAGACAGCAAGGATACAGCCAGGTCAACACCTGATATCAAAGTGGATGCTAAAAGTGAAACAGCTTTGAACACTAATTCAAAATCCAGAGAAACTATGTCAACCGAACCTAAGGAAAATCAAATGTCAAAAGATGATGTCGAAGTTGGACAAGTGCCTGTGCCAAAAACAGACGAAAAACCCAAGAAGGATGCCCAAAAAGTCGGGCAGGAGGGTTCGTCGGTCTTATTACAAGAATCGTCAAGTGGCCAGAGACTTGACGGTGTGCCAGCTGCTTCGCAGCCAAAACAGGACATTAAACCACAAAATAACCAGCCACCTGTGAGCAAACCTTCTCTAGAAGAGAATATACTTCTTGGTGTTGCATTGGAGGGGTCAAAGAGGACCCTCCCTATCGAAGAGGACACGGTTCCACGACCAAGTTCTGAAGATACAAAGGAATTGGCTAAACAACGTAGTGGAAATGGTTCTCCTGTGGCTGAAAAGGAAAAAATCGATACTAAGCCGTCGAACGAGCCAGGTGATCGGCGAGATATGCAAGACTAA
- the LOC140986887 gene encoding MLO-like protein 8 translates to MASTTGTPRDLDQTPTWAVAGVCAVIIVISIGLEKLLHKLGTWLTDRHKRALYEALEKVKAELMILGFISLILVFTQYRIAAICIPVSVADSMLPCPAQTPKRRLLFNERRNLAAKKEPKCKEGRVPLISVTGLHQIHVLIFFLAVLHVAYCGIIMVLGRFKTRRWKQWEQETSSHGYEFSNDSSRFRLAHETSFVRAHTSFWTRIPLWFYIGCFFRQFFRSVSRSDYLTLRHGFITVHLAPGSKFDFQKYIKRSLEDDFKNITGISPVLWASFVVFLLLNVSGWKTLFWASLIPLVIILAIGTELQSILTKMAIEIKDRSAVVQGMPLVQVSDKHFWFGSPKLVLQLLHFALFQNAFQITYFLWIWYEDGISYCSYKDNGDVAFVITKLVLGVALLFFCSYITLPLYALVAQMGSHMKQSIFDEQTSKALKNWHMGAKKKHGKQGGQASTRILGGGSPTSSLGSLFNSTHSRLQKFKTTGQLNTTEYQDYDESDHDQHHWSSKSGAASSLIIRVDRDDNKEDEVSIHSHDEPEDRSKDFSFAKPATKK, encoded by the exons atggcGAGTACAACCGGAACACCCAGAGATCTGGATCAGACTCCGACATGGGCTGTTGCAGGTGTGTGTGCGGTCATTATAGTAATCTCTATTGGGCTCGAAAAACTTCTCCATAAACTTGGCACG TGGTTGACAGATAGGCACAAGAGAGCCCTATATGAGGCATTGGAGAAAGTTAAAGCCG AGTTGATGATACTCGGCTTCATCTCCCTAATCCTTGTGTTCACTCAGTATCGTATTGCAGCCATATGCATACCAGTCAGTGTTGCTGACTCCATGTTGCCTTGTCCTGCGCAAACTCCAAAACGTAGACTACTGTTTAATGAGCGTAGAAATTTAGCAGCGAAAAAAGAGCCTAAATGTAAGGAG GGACGTGTGCCTCTTATTTCTGTAACTGGACTGCATCAGATTCACGTCCTTATATTCTTTTTAGCAGTCCTGCATGTCGCTTACTGTGGTATTATTATGGTCCTCGGAAGATTTAAG ACTCGTCGCTGGAAGCAATGGGAGCAGGAGACGTCATCCCACGGCTACGAGTTTTCTAATG ATAGTTCAAGATTCAGGCTTGCTCATGAAACCTCTTTTGTGCGGGCGCACACCAGTTTCTGGACCAGGATTCCATTATGGTTTTACATT GGATGCTTTTTTAGGCAATTTTTCCGGTCTGTCAGCAGATCCGACTACTTGACCCTGCGCCATGGATTCATTACT GTTCATTTGGCACCCGGAAGTAAATTTGACTTCCAAAAGTATATCAAAAGGTCACTCGAGGATGATTTTAAGAATATCACCGGAATAAG tCCTGTGTTATGGGCATCATTTGTTGTGTTCCTGCTCCTAAATGTCAGCG GGTGGAAGACACTGTTTTGGGCATCCTTAATTCCTTTAGTT ATAATCCTAGCCATTGGCACAGAGCTACAGAGCATTTTGACTAAAATGGCCATTGAGATCAAAGATAGAAGCGCAGTGGTTCAAGGCATGCCTCTTGTGCAAGTTTCGGATAAACATTTCTGGTTTGGTAGTCCTAAGCTGGTTCTACAGCTTTTACATTTTGCGTTGTTTCAG AATGCCTTCCAAATAACATACTTTCTGTGGATTTGG TATGAAGATGGTATTTCTTATTGCTCCTACAAAGATAATGGCGATGTGGCCTTTGTAATAACAAAACTTGTTTTGGG GGTGGCACTCCTATTCTTCTGCAGCTATATTACACTTCCACTATACGCCCTTGTTGCGCAG ATGGGATCACATATGAAGCAATCCATCTTCGACGAACAAACGTCCAAAGCCCTTAAGAACTGGCATATGGGTGCAAAGAAAAAGCATGGAAAACAAGGAGGACAGGCATCAACACGAATTCTAGGTGGTGGAAGCCCGACATCTTCTTTGGGTTCGCTATTTAACTCAACACACAGCAGGCTTCAGAAATTCAAAACTACCGGACAATTGAACACGACCGAATATCAAGACTACGACGAATCTGATCATGATCAACATCACTGGTCTTCTAAGTCAGGTGCGGCGTCCAGCTTAATCATAAGAGTTGATCGTGATGATAATAAAGAAGATGAGGTGAGTATACATAGTCATGATGAACCAGAAGATAGATCCAAGGACTTCTCATTTGCGAAGCCTGCCACAAAGAAGTGA